The following proteins come from a genomic window of Salvia hispanica cultivar TCC Black 2014 chromosome 4, UniMelb_Shisp_WGS_1.0, whole genome shotgun sequence:
- the LOC125219771 gene encoding NADH dehydrogenase [ubiquinone] iron-sulfur protein 3: MDNQFIFKYSWEILPKKWVKKMERSEHGNRSDTNTDYPFQLLCFLKLHTYTRVQVSIDICGVDYPSRKRRFEVVYNLLSTRYNSRIRVQTSADEVTRISPVVSLFPSAGRWEREVWDMFGVSSINHPDLRRISTDYGFEGHPLRKDLPLSGYVEVRYDDPEKRVVSEPIEMTQEFRYFDFASPWEQRSDG, encoded by the coding sequence ATGGATAACcaattcattttcaaatatagtTGGGAGATTTTACCCAAGAAATGGGtcaaaaaaatggaaagatcGGAACATGGGAATAGATCTGATACCAATACGGACTACCCATTTCAATTGTTGTgctttcttaaattgcatacCTATACAAGGGTTCAAGTTTCGATCGATATTTGCGGAGTTGATTATCCCTCTCGAAAACGAAGATTTGAAGTGGTCTATAATTTACTGAGTACTCGGTATAACTCACGCATTCGTGTACAAACCAGTGCAGACGAAGTAACACGAATATCTCCGGTAGTAAGTCTATTTCCATCAGCCGGCCGGTGGGAGCGAGAAGTTTGGGATATGTTTGGTGTTTCTTCCATCAATCATCCGGATCTACGCCGTATATCAACAGATTATGGTTTCGAGGGTCATCCATTACGAAAAGACCTTCCTCTGAGTGGATATGTGGAAGTACGCTATGATGATCCAGAGAAACGTGTGGTTTCTGAACCCATTGAGATGACCCAAGAATTTCGCTATTTCGATTTTGCTAGTCCTTGGGAACAGCGTAGCGACGGCTAA
- the LOC125221080 gene encoding ATP synthase subunit 9, mitochondrial translates to MLEGAKLIGAGAATIALAGAAVGIGNVFSSLIHSVARNPSLAKQLFGYAILGFALTEAIVH, encoded by the coding sequence ATGTTAGAAGGAGCTAAGTTAATAGGTGCGGGAGCTGCAACAATCGCTTTAGCTGGAGCTGCAGTCGGAATTGGAAACGTATTCAGTTCTTTGATTCATTCGGTAGCTCGAAATCCATCATTAGCTAAACAGTTATTTGGTTATGCCATCTTGGGCTTTGCTCTTACCGAAG